The Equus asinus isolate D_3611 breed Donkey chromosome 15, EquAss-T2T_v2, whole genome shotgun sequence genome includes a window with the following:
- the COL20A1 gene encoding collagen alpha-1(XX) chain isoform X13, with protein sequence MSTRGRPHHGIWLWLWLGVTMGLCQGHGSSRLRLSVLPEDRLQMKWRASEGGGLGYLVQVKPVAGDPEQEVMLNTKTPKATVGGLSPSKGYTVQIFELTGSGNILLARREFVITDLKSNSVGRSSWRPLGAALEPTPSRMGSLDPEPRVALVPSQDPPTLSGSKWGEGVPGEGQWSPTDAGGKAPTQPTPGLEKQSRARTSAGGREEPAGPQFRCTPPTPVDMIFLVDGSWSIGYGHFQQVKDFLASVIEPFEIGPDKVQVGLTQYSGDPQTEWDLNTFGTKEEVLAAIRGLRYRGGNTFTGLALTHVLEQNLKPIAGPRPEATTVVILVTDGKSQDDARTAGHVLKELGVDVFAVGVKNADEEELRLLASQPLDITVHSVQDFPQLGTLAGLLSRLICQKVQGRSPRGGPVTPAAAAPAPDPLSALTSLVLTQVTSSSVHLSWSPAPKPPLKHLIVWRPSKGGIPQEVVVEGPTSSAELHNLTSSTEYLVSVFPVYEAGVGEGLRGLATTAPLPPPQALTLAAVTPRTVHLTWQPVAGATHYLVWCSPAPSKGEADRREVQVGRPEVLLDGLEPGRDYDVWVQSLRGAEASEGRGVRARTPALASTSLGFSDVSHDSARVFWEATPRPVRLFRVSYVSSKGGHSGQTEAPGNATSATLGPLSSSTTYTVRVICLYPGGSSSTLTGRLTTRKVPSPSQLSVTELPGDEVQLHWAAAAASGVLVYQIKWTPLGDGKAHEISVPGNLGTAVLPGLGRHLEYEITILAYYRDGARSDPVSLRYTALSRSPPSNLTVASESPNSLRVSWTPPSGHVLHYRLTYTLASGSGPEKSISVPGPRSHAILPDLLAATKYRVLVSAVYGAGESMAVSATGRTAACQALHADGSLTGFDLMGAFGLVEKEYASVRGVAMEPSAFGPTRTFTLFKDAQLTRRASDIHPAALPPEHTLVFLLRLLPETPREAFALWQMTAEDFQPVLGVLLDASRKSLTYFNHDLRATLQEVTFDLPEVRRIFFGSFHKVHVAVGRSRVRLYVDCQKVAERPIGEAGSPPATGFVTLGRLAKARGLRSSSATFQLQTLQLVCSDSWAEEDRCCELPALKDGETCPAFPSACTCSSESPGPPGPQGPPGLPGRNGAPGEQGSPGPRGEPGPPGQMGPKGPGGQQGSPGTQGRTIQGPMGPPGVKGEKGDHGLPGLQGRPGHQGSPGKVGLQGPKGMRGLEGTAGLPGPPGPRGFRGVAGARGTSGERGPPGVVGPTGLPGPKGERGEKGEPQSLATVYQLVSQACESAIQTHMLKFNSFLHESTRPPMPILEAPRPPGTPSEARLPGEGGRGGHRPEARGPRRGSGTPPSPRPSTSAFLSAEPGALSQIGGPGPQENKPPEPLEGARDFGQSLCCPH encoded by the exons ATGAGCACCCGGGGGCGTCCCCACCACGGGATCTGGCTCTGGCTATGGCTCGGTGTCACCATGGGACTCTGCCAGGGACATG GGAGCAGCCGCCTGAGGCTGTCCGTGCTGCCCGAGGACCGGCTGCAGATGAAGTGGAGGGCATCAGAGGGGGGCGGCCTCGGCTACCTGGTGCAGGTGAAGCCCGTGGCAG gGGACCCAGAGCAGGAGGTGATGCTGAACACCAAGACCCCAAAGGCCACCGTGGGCGGCCTGAGCCCCTCCAAGGGGTACACCGTGCAGATCTTCGAGCTCACTGGCTCAGGAAACATCCTGCTGGCTCGGAGGGAGTTTGTGA TCACAGATTTGAAGAGTAACTCCGTGGGCAGGAGCAGCTGGAGGCCACTGGGTGCAGCCCTGGAGCCCACCCCTTCCCGTATGGGGAGCCTAGACCCTGAGCCCCGAGTCGCCTTGGTCCCAAGCCAAGACCCACCCACTCTTAGTGGGTCAAAGTGGGGTGAGG GAGTGCCCGGCGAGGGGCAGTGGTCACCGACAGACGCTGGGGGGAAGGCACCCACTcagcccaccccaggcctggagAAACAGAGCCGAGCCAGGACCTCcgctggagggagagaggagccag CCGGCCCCCAGTTCCGCTGCACGCCCCCTACACCTGTGGACATGATCTTCCTGGTGGATGGGTCCTGGAGTATCGGCTACGGTCACTTCCAGCAGGTCAAAGACTTCCTGGCCAGTGTCATCGAGCCCTTTGAAATAGGGCCAGATAAAGTCCAAGTAG GCTTGACTCAGTACAGTGGAGACCCCCAGACAGAGTGGGACCTGAACACCTTTGGCACTAAGGAGGAGGTGCTGGCAGCCATCCGCGGTCTCCGCTACAGAGGGGGAAACACCTTCACAG GCCTGGCCCTGACCCACGTGCTGGAGCAGAACCTGAAACCCATAGCGGGTCCCCGTCCAGAGGCAACCACGGTGGTGATCCTGGTGACAGACGGCAAGTCCCAGGACGATGCCCGCACTGCTGGCCACGTCCTCAAGGAGCTGGGAGTCGACGTTTTTGCCGTGG GCGTGAAGAACGCTGACGAGGAGGAGCTGCGGCTCCTGGCATCCCAACCGCTGGACATCACCGTCCACAGTGTGCAGGACTTCCCCCAGCTCGGCACGCTGGCCGGCCTGCTCAGCCGCCTCATCTGCCAGAAGGTCCAGGGCAGGAGCCCGCGCGGGGGCCCAG TGACACCGGCAGCTGCTGCTCCAGCCCCGGACCCCCTCTCTGCTCTCACCAGCCTGGTCCTGACTCAGGTGACCTCCTCCAGTGTCCACCTGTCCTGGAGTCCAGCCCCGAAACCACCCCTCAAGCATCTGATCGTGTGGCGGCCTTCCAAGGGCGGCATCCCCCAGGAG gtggtggtggaggggccTACCTCGTCTGCAGAGCTGCACAACCTGACTTCCAGTACAGAGTACCTGGTGTCCGTGTTCCCCGTCTACGAGGCCGGGGTCGGCGAGGGCCTGCGGGGCCTGGCAACCACAG CGCCTCTGCCGCCACCCCAGGCACTGACCCTGGCCGCAGTGACGCCCAGAACCGTGCATCTCACCTGGCAGCCAGTGGCCGGGGCCACCCACTACTTGGTCTGGTGCTCACCTGCCCCCTCCAAGGGCGAGGCGGACAGGAGAGAG GTGCAGGTGGGGCGGCCAGAGGTGCTGCTGGACGGCCTGGAGCCTGGCAGGGACTACGACGTCTGGGTACAGAGCCTTCGAGGGGCAGAGGCCAGCGAGGGCCGGGGCGTCCGCGCCAGGACCC CTGCCCTGGCCTCCACCAGCCTGGGCTTCTCGGATGTGAGCCACGACTCGGCCCGTGTGTTCTGGGAGGCCACCCCAAGACCTGTGCGCCTCTTCAGGGTCAGCTACGTCTCCAGCAAGGGCGGCCACTCCGGGCAG ACGGAGGCTCCTGGGAATGCCACGTCGGCCACCCTaggccccctctcctcctccaccacatACACCGTCAGAGTCATCTGCCTCTACCCTGGTGGCAGCTCCTCCACACTGACCGGCCGCCTGACCACAC GGAAAGTCCCCAGCCCTAGCCAGCTGTCAGTGACAGAGCTCCCTGGGGACGAGGTGCAGCTGCATTGGGCAGCCGCAGCGGCATCCGGCGTGCTCGTCTACCAGATCAAGTGGACACCCCTGGGAGATGGGAAGGCCCAtgag ATCTCTGTCCCTGGCAACCTGGGCACAGCTGTCCTGCCCGGCCTGGGGAGGCACTTGGAGTACGAGATCACCATCCTAGCCTACTACAGGGACGGGGCCCGCAGCGACCCTGTGTCCCTCCGCTACACTGCCC TCAGCCGGAGCCCACCCTCCAACCTGACCGTGGCCTCCGAGTCACCCAACAGCTTGCGGGTCAGCTGGACGCCCCCGAGTGGCCACGTCCTCCACTACCGGCTCACCTACACGCTGGCCTCAGGCTCAGGACCCGAGAAATCG ATCTCTGTTCCAGGACCCAGGAGCCACGCGATACTCCCCGACCTGCTGGCAGCCACCAAGTACAGGGTGCTGGTCTCTGCAGTCTACGGAGCAGGGGAGAGTATGGCTGTGTCAGCCACAGGCCGGACAG CAGCCTGCCAGGCCCTCCACGCGGATGGCTCCCTCACAG GCTTTGACCTGATGGGGGCCTTCGGCCTGGTGGAGAAGGAGTACGCCTCTGTCCGCGGTGTGGCCATGGAGCCTTCGGCATTTGGCCCGACTAGGACCTTCACACTCTTCAAGGATGCTCAGCTGACACGCCGGGCCAG CGACATCCACCCGGCCGCCCTGCCCCCGGAACATACACTTGTCTTCCTCCTACGCCTGCTCCCTGAGACACCCCGCGAGGCCTTCGCACTGTGGCAGATGACGGCTGAGGACTTCCAGCCTGTCCTGGGGGTCCTGCTGGACG CCAGCAGGAAGTCGCTGACCTACTTCAACCACGACCTCAGGGCCACCTTGCAAGAGGTCACCTTCGACCTGCCCGAAGTGAGGAGGATATTCTTCGGGAGCTTCCACAAG GTGCACGTGGCTGTGGGCCGCTCCAGGGTCAGGCTCTACGTGGACTGCCAGAAGGTGGCTGAGAGGCCCATAGGGGAGGCTGGCAGTCCTCCCGCCACCGGCTTTGTCACGCTGGGGAGGCTGGCCAAGGCCCGGGGCCTCCGGAGCAGCTCTGCCACG TTCCAGCTCCAGACGCTGCAGCTTGTGTGCAGTGACTCCTGGGCAGAGGAGGACAGGTGCTGCGAGCTCCCTGCCTTG AAGGATGGAGAGACCTGCCCGGCCTTCCCTTCTGCCTGCACCTGCTCCTCAGAGAGCCCTGGGCCCCCAGGGCCACAAGGACCTCCA GGCCTCCCCGGGAGGAATGGAGCGCCAGGAGAGCAGggctccccagggcccagg GGAGAGCCAGGACCACCCGGACAGATGGGACCCAAGGGTCCTGGAGGTCAGCAGGGGTCGCCAGGGACCCAGGGTCGCACCATACAGGGACCCATG GGTCCACCAGGGGTCAAAGGCGAGAAGGGGGACCATGGACTCCCGGGCCTGCAG GGCCGGCCCGGCCACCAGGGCTCCCCCGGAAAGGTCGGCCTCCAGGGACCAAAG GGAATGAGAGGCCTGGAGGGGACTGCTGGCCTGCCCGGACCCCCCGGACCCAGG GGCTTCCGGGGCGTGGCAGGGGCCAGGGGCACCAGCGGGGAGCGAGGACCCCCAGGGGTCGTGGGGCCCACG GGGCTGCCGGGGCCCAAGGGGGAGCGGGGAGAGAAG GGCGAGCCACAGTCTCTGGCCACCGTCTACCAGCTCGTGAGCCAGGCCTGCGAGTCTGCCATCCAGA CGCACATGCTGAAGTTCAACTCCTTCCTCCACGAGAGCACCAGGCCCCCCATGCCCATCTTGGAGGCCCCCAGGCCCCCCGGCACGCCCAGCGAGGCCCGGCTCCCTGGAGAAGGGGGTCGTGGTGGTCACCGCCCTGAGGCCAGAG GCCCAAGGAGGGGCTCAGGCACCCCACCTTCCCCTCGGCCCAGCACATCTGCCTTCCTCTCAGCTGAGCCTGGAGCCCTCAGCCAGATAGGCGGCCCTGGGCCGCAGGAGAACAAGCCTCCAGAACCCCTGGAAGGAGCGAGAGACTTTG GACAGTCCCTGTGCTGCCCCCACTGA
- the COL20A1 gene encoding collagen alpha-1(XX) chain isoform X4, translating to MSTRGRPHHGIWLWLWLGVTMGLCQGHGSSRLRLSVLPEDRLQMKWRASEGGGLGYLVQVKPVAGDPEQEVMLNTKTPKATVGGLSPSKGYTVQIFELTGSGNILLARREFVITDLKSNSVGRSSWRPLGAALEPTPSRMGSLDPEPRVALVPSQDPPTLSGSKWGEGVPGEGQWSPTDAGGKAPTQPTPGLEKQSRARTSAGGREEPAGPQFRCTPPTPVDMIFLVDGSWSIGYGHFQQVKDFLASVIEPFEIGPDKVQVGLTQYSGDPQTEWDLNTFGTKEEVLAAIRGLRYRGGNTFTGLALTHVLEQNLKPIAGPRPEATTVVILVTDGKSQDDARTAGHVLKELGVDVFAVGVKNADEEELRLLASQPLDITVHSVQDFPQLGTLAGLLSRLICQKVQGRSPRGGPVTPAAAAPAPDPLSALTSLVLTQVTSSSVHLSWSPAPKPPLKHLIVWRPSKGGIPQEHPSLPVPSQLLFQVVVEGPTSSAELHNLTSSTEYLVSVFPVYEAGVGEGLRGLATTAPLPPPQALTLAAVTPRTVHLTWQPVAGATHYLVWCSPAPSKGEADRREVQVGRPEVLLDGLEPGRDYDVWVQSLRGAEASEGRGVRARTPALASTSLGFSDVSHDSARVFWEATPRPVRLFRVSYVSSKGGHSGQTEAPGNATSATLGPLSSSTTYTVRVICLYPGGSSSTLTGRLTTRKVPSPSQLSVTELPGDEVQLHWAAAAASGVLVYQIKWTPLGDGKAHEISVPGNLGTAVLPGLGRHLEYEITILAYYRDGARSDPVSLRYTALSRSPPSNLTVASESPNSLRVSWTPPSGHVLHYRLTYTLASGSGPEKSISVPGPRSHAILPDLLAATKYRVLVSAVYGAGESMAVSATGRTAACQALHADGSLTGFDLMGAFGLVEKEYASVRGVAMEPSAFGPTRTFTLFKDAQLTRRASDIHPAALPPEHTLVFLLRLLPETPREAFALWQMTAEDFQPVLGVLLDASRKSLTYFNHDLRATLQEVTFDLPEVRRIFFGSFHKVHVAVGRSRVRLYVDCQKVAERPIGEAGSPPATGFVTLGRLAKARGLRSSSATFQLQTLQLVCSDSWAEEDRCCELPALKDGETCPAFPSACTCSSESPGPPGPQGPPGLPGRNGAPGEQGSPGPRGEPGPPGQMGPKGPGGQQGSPGTQGRTIQGPMGPPGVKGEKGDHGLPGLQGRPGHQGSPGKVGLQGPKGMRGLEGTAGLPGPPGPRGFRGVAGARGTSGERGPPGVVGPTGLPGPKGERGEKGEPQSLATVYQLVSQACESAIQTHMLKFNSFLHESTRPPMPILEAPRPPGTPSEARLPGEGGRGGHRPEARGPRRGSGTPPSPRPSTSAFLSAEPGALSQIGGPGPQENKPPEPLEGARDFGQSLCCPH from the exons ATGAGCACCCGGGGGCGTCCCCACCACGGGATCTGGCTCTGGCTATGGCTCGGTGTCACCATGGGACTCTGCCAGGGACATG GGAGCAGCCGCCTGAGGCTGTCCGTGCTGCCCGAGGACCGGCTGCAGATGAAGTGGAGGGCATCAGAGGGGGGCGGCCTCGGCTACCTGGTGCAGGTGAAGCCCGTGGCAG gGGACCCAGAGCAGGAGGTGATGCTGAACACCAAGACCCCAAAGGCCACCGTGGGCGGCCTGAGCCCCTCCAAGGGGTACACCGTGCAGATCTTCGAGCTCACTGGCTCAGGAAACATCCTGCTGGCTCGGAGGGAGTTTGTGA TCACAGATTTGAAGAGTAACTCCGTGGGCAGGAGCAGCTGGAGGCCACTGGGTGCAGCCCTGGAGCCCACCCCTTCCCGTATGGGGAGCCTAGACCCTGAGCCCCGAGTCGCCTTGGTCCCAAGCCAAGACCCACCCACTCTTAGTGGGTCAAAGTGGGGTGAGG GAGTGCCCGGCGAGGGGCAGTGGTCACCGACAGACGCTGGGGGGAAGGCACCCACTcagcccaccccaggcctggagAAACAGAGCCGAGCCAGGACCTCcgctggagggagagaggagccag CCGGCCCCCAGTTCCGCTGCACGCCCCCTACACCTGTGGACATGATCTTCCTGGTGGATGGGTCCTGGAGTATCGGCTACGGTCACTTCCAGCAGGTCAAAGACTTCCTGGCCAGTGTCATCGAGCCCTTTGAAATAGGGCCAGATAAAGTCCAAGTAG GCTTGACTCAGTACAGTGGAGACCCCCAGACAGAGTGGGACCTGAACACCTTTGGCACTAAGGAGGAGGTGCTGGCAGCCATCCGCGGTCTCCGCTACAGAGGGGGAAACACCTTCACAG GCCTGGCCCTGACCCACGTGCTGGAGCAGAACCTGAAACCCATAGCGGGTCCCCGTCCAGAGGCAACCACGGTGGTGATCCTGGTGACAGACGGCAAGTCCCAGGACGATGCCCGCACTGCTGGCCACGTCCTCAAGGAGCTGGGAGTCGACGTTTTTGCCGTGG GCGTGAAGAACGCTGACGAGGAGGAGCTGCGGCTCCTGGCATCCCAACCGCTGGACATCACCGTCCACAGTGTGCAGGACTTCCCCCAGCTCGGCACGCTGGCCGGCCTGCTCAGCCGCCTCATCTGCCAGAAGGTCCAGGGCAGGAGCCCGCGCGGGGGCCCAG TGACACCGGCAGCTGCTGCTCCAGCCCCGGACCCCCTCTCTGCTCTCACCAGCCTGGTCCTGACTCAGGTGACCTCCTCCAGTGTCCACCTGTCCTGGAGTCCAGCCCCGAAACCACCCCTCAAGCATCTGATCGTGTGGCGGCCTTCCAAGGGCGGCATCCCCCAGGAG CACCCCTCCCTGCCCGTTCCATCGCAGCTCCTGTTccaggtggtggtggaggggccTACCTCGTCTGCAGAGCTGCACAACCTGACTTCCAGTACAGAGTACCTGGTGTCCGTGTTCCCCGTCTACGAGGCCGGGGTCGGCGAGGGCCTGCGGGGCCTGGCAACCACAG CGCCTCTGCCGCCACCCCAGGCACTGACCCTGGCCGCAGTGACGCCCAGAACCGTGCATCTCACCTGGCAGCCAGTGGCCGGGGCCACCCACTACTTGGTCTGGTGCTCACCTGCCCCCTCCAAGGGCGAGGCGGACAGGAGAGAG GTGCAGGTGGGGCGGCCAGAGGTGCTGCTGGACGGCCTGGAGCCTGGCAGGGACTACGACGTCTGGGTACAGAGCCTTCGAGGGGCAGAGGCCAGCGAGGGCCGGGGCGTCCGCGCCAGGACCC CTGCCCTGGCCTCCACCAGCCTGGGCTTCTCGGATGTGAGCCACGACTCGGCCCGTGTGTTCTGGGAGGCCACCCCAAGACCTGTGCGCCTCTTCAGGGTCAGCTACGTCTCCAGCAAGGGCGGCCACTCCGGGCAG ACGGAGGCTCCTGGGAATGCCACGTCGGCCACCCTaggccccctctcctcctccaccacatACACCGTCAGAGTCATCTGCCTCTACCCTGGTGGCAGCTCCTCCACACTGACCGGCCGCCTGACCACAC GGAAAGTCCCCAGCCCTAGCCAGCTGTCAGTGACAGAGCTCCCTGGGGACGAGGTGCAGCTGCATTGGGCAGCCGCAGCGGCATCCGGCGTGCTCGTCTACCAGATCAAGTGGACACCCCTGGGAGATGGGAAGGCCCAtgag ATCTCTGTCCCTGGCAACCTGGGCACAGCTGTCCTGCCCGGCCTGGGGAGGCACTTGGAGTACGAGATCACCATCCTAGCCTACTACAGGGACGGGGCCCGCAGCGACCCTGTGTCCCTCCGCTACACTGCCC TCAGCCGGAGCCCACCCTCCAACCTGACCGTGGCCTCCGAGTCACCCAACAGCTTGCGGGTCAGCTGGACGCCCCCGAGTGGCCACGTCCTCCACTACCGGCTCACCTACACGCTGGCCTCAGGCTCAGGACCCGAGAAATCG ATCTCTGTTCCAGGACCCAGGAGCCACGCGATACTCCCCGACCTGCTGGCAGCCACCAAGTACAGGGTGCTGGTCTCTGCAGTCTACGGAGCAGGGGAGAGTATGGCTGTGTCAGCCACAGGCCGGACAG CAGCCTGCCAGGCCCTCCACGCGGATGGCTCCCTCACAG GCTTTGACCTGATGGGGGCCTTCGGCCTGGTGGAGAAGGAGTACGCCTCTGTCCGCGGTGTGGCCATGGAGCCTTCGGCATTTGGCCCGACTAGGACCTTCACACTCTTCAAGGATGCTCAGCTGACACGCCGGGCCAG CGACATCCACCCGGCCGCCCTGCCCCCGGAACATACACTTGTCTTCCTCCTACGCCTGCTCCCTGAGACACCCCGCGAGGCCTTCGCACTGTGGCAGATGACGGCTGAGGACTTCCAGCCTGTCCTGGGGGTCCTGCTGGACG CCAGCAGGAAGTCGCTGACCTACTTCAACCACGACCTCAGGGCCACCTTGCAAGAGGTCACCTTCGACCTGCCCGAAGTGAGGAGGATATTCTTCGGGAGCTTCCACAAG GTGCACGTGGCTGTGGGCCGCTCCAGGGTCAGGCTCTACGTGGACTGCCAGAAGGTGGCTGAGAGGCCCATAGGGGAGGCTGGCAGTCCTCCCGCCACCGGCTTTGTCACGCTGGGGAGGCTGGCCAAGGCCCGGGGCCTCCGGAGCAGCTCTGCCACG TTCCAGCTCCAGACGCTGCAGCTTGTGTGCAGTGACTCCTGGGCAGAGGAGGACAGGTGCTGCGAGCTCCCTGCCTTG AAGGATGGAGAGACCTGCCCGGCCTTCCCTTCTGCCTGCACCTGCTCCTCAGAGAGCCCTGGGCCCCCAGGGCCACAAGGACCTCCA GGCCTCCCCGGGAGGAATGGAGCGCCAGGAGAGCAGggctccccagggcccagg GGAGAGCCAGGACCACCCGGACAGATGGGACCCAAGGGTCCTGGAGGTCAGCAGGGGTCGCCAGGGACCCAGGGTCGCACCATACAGGGACCCATG GGTCCACCAGGGGTCAAAGGCGAGAAGGGGGACCATGGACTCCCGGGCCTGCAG GGCCGGCCCGGCCACCAGGGCTCCCCCGGAAAGGTCGGCCTCCAGGGACCAAAG GGAATGAGAGGCCTGGAGGGGACTGCTGGCCTGCCCGGACCCCCCGGACCCAGG GGCTTCCGGGGCGTGGCAGGGGCCAGGGGCACCAGCGGGGAGCGAGGACCCCCAGGGGTCGTGGGGCCCACG GGGCTGCCGGGGCCCAAGGGGGAGCGGGGAGAGAAG GGCGAGCCACAGTCTCTGGCCACCGTCTACCAGCTCGTGAGCCAGGCCTGCGAGTCTGCCATCCAGA CGCACATGCTGAAGTTCAACTCCTTCCTCCACGAGAGCACCAGGCCCCCCATGCCCATCTTGGAGGCCCCCAGGCCCCCCGGCACGCCCAGCGAGGCCCGGCTCCCTGGAGAAGGGGGTCGTGGTGGTCACCGCCCTGAGGCCAGAG GCCCAAGGAGGGGCTCAGGCACCCCACCTTCCCCTCGGCCCAGCACATCTGCCTTCCTCTCAGCTGAGCCTGGAGCCCTCAGCCAGATAGGCGGCCCTGGGCCGCAGGAGAACAAGCCTCCAGAACCCCTGGAAGGAGCGAGAGACTTTG GACAGTCCCTGTGCTGCCCCCACTGA